A single window of Microbispora hainanensis DNA harbors:
- a CDS encoding sensor histidine kinase: MAVRRAGPVAVLTLTAVVVVAAWVSWFLGGLTFADAADDSYLLTNSAQALTFTTFGALVLAHRPGHRIGLLFVAYGACYTLSVACLGLLTDAVGLPEAWARAVELFGITAWIPAPVVCLPLIVQLFPDGRPLSRRWRPLAVATLAVLPFTPIPTLSVAAGPAGDGPAAEEPMLPVIVGEVAQRLIPVFAAVAALVLLASLGALVLRVRRSRGVPRQQLMWLLWAVGLFAALNAQRIVTTDGPVLFLLTLPLIPAAATVAILRHGLYDIELIVNRSLVYGVLTLGVVLAYLGIVAGLSALARDRLSAAPLIATAVVALAFAPARSAVQSLVDRVMYGQRRDPVAAAARVGLRLGAGLDGVLRAVCEALRLPYAAVASDGRLVATYGRSPRRRHTVSLEVADGPPADLLVGLRAGESRLSGADRRALELLAAPVGLALQAVRLSEQLGESRTRIVAAREEERRRLRRDLHDGLGTVLTAVTLKADAAHNLRHTDPERSARLLLDLRADLTAAIADIRRLVYNLRPPALDELGLLGALRQRAQDSWRHEHAGYVVTIDAPDGLPPLPAGVEVAAYRIATEAVTNALRHGGATACRVSLRADHAALHVEVSDNGSGGAGAWPHGVGLRSMHERAGELGGTLTAGPTDCGGRVHARLPLEQT; this comes from the coding sequence ATGGCAGTCAGACGGGCCGGCCCGGTCGCGGTGCTCACCCTCACGGCCGTCGTGGTGGTGGCGGCGTGGGTGTCGTGGTTCCTCGGCGGGCTCACCTTCGCCGACGCGGCCGACGACTCCTACCTGCTGACCAACAGCGCGCAGGCGCTGACCTTCACCACGTTCGGCGCGCTGGTGCTCGCCCACCGTCCCGGGCACCGCATCGGGCTGCTGTTCGTGGCGTACGGCGCCTGCTACACGCTGAGCGTGGCCTGCCTCGGGCTGCTCACCGACGCGGTCGGGCTGCCGGAGGCGTGGGCGCGGGCGGTCGAGCTGTTCGGCATCACCGCGTGGATCCCGGCGCCGGTCGTCTGCCTTCCGCTGATCGTGCAGTTGTTCCCCGACGGCAGGCCGCTGTCGCGGCGCTGGCGGCCGCTGGCCGTCGCGACCCTCGCCGTCCTGCCGTTCACGCCCATCCCGACCCTGTCCGTGGCGGCCGGGCCGGCGGGGGACGGGCCGGCCGCGGAGGAGCCGATGCTGCCCGTCATCGTGGGCGAGGTCGCCCAGCGGCTGATTCCGGTGTTCGCCGCCGTCGCCGCGCTGGTGCTGCTGGCCTCCCTCGGCGCGCTCGTCCTGCGCGTCCGCCGGTCCCGCGGGGTGCCGCGGCAGCAGCTGATGTGGCTGCTGTGGGCCGTGGGGCTGTTCGCCGCGCTCAACGCGCAGCGGATCGTGACGACCGACGGGCCGGTGTTGTTCCTGCTGACCCTGCCGCTGATCCCGGCCGCGGCCACGGTGGCGATCCTGCGCCACGGGTTGTACGACATCGAGCTGATCGTCAACCGCTCGCTGGTGTACGGGGTGCTCACGCTCGGCGTCGTGCTGGCCTACCTGGGCATCGTCGCGGGGCTGTCCGCGCTGGCGCGGGACCGGCTGTCGGCCGCCCCGCTGATCGCGACCGCGGTTGTCGCTCTCGCCTTCGCGCCCGCCCGTTCGGCCGTGCAGTCCTTGGTGGACCGGGTCATGTACGGCCAGCGCCGCGATCCTGTGGCGGCCGCCGCCCGGGTCGGCCTGCGGCTCGGCGCCGGCCTGGACGGGGTGTTGCGAGCCGTGTGCGAGGCGCTGCGGCTGCCGTACGCCGCGGTCGCCTCCGACGGGCGGCTGGTCGCGACGTACGGCCGGTCACCGCGGCGGCGGCACACGGTGTCGCTGGAGGTGGCCGACGGGCCGCCCGCGGACCTGCTCGTCGGGCTGAGGGCGGGGGAGAGCCGGCTGTCCGGCGCCGACCGGCGCGCCCTGGAACTGCTGGCCGCCCCGGTCGGCCTGGCCCTGCAGGCGGTGCGCCTGTCCGAGCAACTGGGCGAGTCCCGCACGCGCATCGTGGCCGCGCGGGAGGAGGAACGCCGGCGGCTGCGCCGCGATCTGCACGACGGCCTCGGCACCGTGCTCACCGCGGTGACCCTCAAGGCCGACGCGGCCCACAACCTGCGTCACACCGATCCCGAGCGGAGCGCACGGCTCCTGCTCGACCTGCGCGCCGACCTGACCGCCGCGATCGCCGATATCCGCCGGCTCGTCTACAACCTGCGGCCGCCCGCCCTCGACGAGCTCGGACTGCTGGGCGCGCTCCGCCAGCGCGCCCAGGACTCGTGGCGGCACGAGCACGCCGGGTACGTGGTCACGATCGACGCCCCGGACGGCCTGCCGCCGCTGCCCGCCGGGGTGGAGGTGGCCGCCTATCGCATCGCCACCGAGGCGGTCACCAACGCGCTGCGCCACGGCGGGGCGACGGCGTGCCGGGTCTCCCTGCGCGCCGACCACGCCGCCCTGCATGTGGAGGTGAGCGACAACGGCTCCGGGGGCGCCGGAGCGTGGCCGCACGGCGTCGGTCTGCGCTCCATGCACGAGCGGGCCGGCGAACTGGGCGGTACGCTCACCGCCGGCCCCACCGACTGCGGCGGCCGCGTCCACGCCCGCCTTCCACTGGAGCAGACATGA
- a CDS encoding MerR family transcriptional regulator, producing the protein MAVSSGEGKSAGQHDPVRQAARERAGEQGLLFDEQPTALPQGIGYRGPTACAAAGITYRQLDYWARTELVLPTIRAAQGSGSQRLYSFRDILVLKVVKRLLDTGVSLQQIRAAVRHLRDRGVNDLAQITLMSDGVSVYECTSADEVIDLLQGGQGVFGIALGRVWREVEGSLAELPGERAEAAPDAEGDHPADELARRRKARRTG; encoded by the coding sequence GTGGCGGTCAGCAGCGGCGAGGGTAAGTCGGCCGGCCAGCACGACCCGGTTCGGCAGGCGGCGCGCGAGCGCGCCGGCGAACAGGGTCTGCTGTTCGACGAGCAGCCGACGGCGCTGCCCCAGGGCATCGGATACCGCGGCCCCACGGCGTGCGCGGCGGCCGGGATCACCTACCGGCAGCTCGACTACTGGGCCCGGACCGAACTGGTGCTCCCGACGATAAGGGCCGCCCAGGGATCCGGGTCCCAGCGACTGTACAGCTTCCGCGACATCCTCGTCCTGAAGGTCGTCAAACGTCTTCTGGACACGGGCGTCTCCCTCCAGCAGATACGCGCCGCCGTACGGCACCTGCGCGACCGCGGCGTCAACGACCTGGCCCAGATCACCTTGATGAGCGACGGCGTGAGCGTCTACGAGTGCACGAGCGCCGACGAGGTGATCGACCTGTTGCAGGGCGGCCAGGGCGTGTTCGGCATCGCGCTCGGGAGGGTCTGGCGGGAGGTCGAGGGATCGCTGGCCGAGCTTCCGGGCGAGCGGGCGGAGGCCGCTCCGGATGCGGAGGGGGACCATCCCGCGGACGAGCTGGCCCGCCGGAGAAAGGCCCGCAGGACCGGCTGA
- a CDS encoding bifunctional nuclease family protein: MLQMEVVGVRVEMPTNQPIVLLKETSGDRYLPIWIGMTEATAIALAQAEEPPPRPLTHDLFRDVLEALGVRLRTVNIVALRDGIFFADLVFSNGVEVSARPSDSIALALRTGATIYASEDVIQEAGVSMPDDQEDEVEKFREFLDKITPEDFGRAG; the protein is encoded by the coding sequence GTGTTGCAGATGGAGGTCGTGGGGGTTCGCGTTGAGATGCCCACCAACCAGCCGATCGTTCTCCTGAAGGAGACGAGCGGTGATCGGTATCTGCCGATCTGGATAGGCATGACCGAGGCGACCGCTATCGCGTTGGCCCAAGCGGAGGAGCCGCCGCCCCGGCCGCTGACCCACGACTTGTTCCGTGACGTTCTTGAGGCCTTGGGGGTGCGGTTGCGCACCGTCAACATCGTCGCGCTCCGCGATGGAATCTTCTTCGCCGATCTGGTTTTCTCCAACGGCGTGGAGGTCAGCGCGCGTCCATCGGACTCGATCGCGCTGGCGTTGCGTACGGGTGCGACGATCTACGCGAGTGAGGACGTGATCCAGGAGGCGGGCGTCAGCATGCCCGACGACCAGGAGGACGAAGTGGAGAAGTTCCGCGAGTTCCTGGACAAAATCACACCGGAAGACTTCGGCCGGGCGGGCTGA
- a CDS encoding MerR family transcriptional regulator, producing MSAQAVRAFMSIGEVLALLQGEFPDVTVSKIRFLEGEGLIEPQRSPSGYRKFTYKDVERLRFILRAQRDQYLPLRVIKDQLDEQAARPHDVSAGTPPVRLSREELIEAAGIDEETLAEMESYGLVAAVARRYDGEALEIARSVGALARFGLQARHLRAVRAVVEREAGLIEQAVAPLLRRKAPGAIAEADETAREISGLLQELHNALLRGSVRGVLGR from the coding sequence ATGAGCGCGCAGGCCGTACGGGCGTTCATGAGCATCGGGGAGGTGCTCGCCCTGCTGCAGGGCGAGTTCCCGGACGTGACCGTCTCCAAGATCCGGTTTCTGGAGGGTGAGGGGCTGATCGAGCCCCAGCGGAGCCCGTCGGGCTACCGCAAGTTCACCTACAAGGACGTCGAGCGCCTGCGGTTCATCCTGCGTGCGCAGCGTGACCAGTACCTGCCGCTCCGGGTGATCAAGGATCAGCTGGACGAGCAGGCGGCACGCCCGCACGACGTGTCCGCCGGCACCCCGCCGGTGCGTCTCAGCCGGGAGGAGCTCATCGAGGCCGCGGGCATCGACGAGGAGACCCTGGCCGAGATGGAGAGCTACGGCCTGGTCGCCGCCGTGGCGCGCCGCTACGACGGGGAGGCGCTGGAGATCGCGCGCAGCGTGGGGGCGCTGGCGCGGTTCGGCCTGCAGGCGCGTCACCTGAGGGCGGTGCGCGCCGTGGTGGAGCGGGAGGCCGGTCTCATCGAGCAGGCGGTGGCCCCGCTGCTGCGGCGCAAGGCGCCGGGGGCGATCGCCGAGGCGGACGAGACCGCCCGGGAGATCTCCGGACTTCTCCAGGAACTTCACAATGCGTTACTGCGTGGGAGTGTTCGCGGCGTTCTGGGGCGGTGA
- a CDS encoding FHA domain-containing protein has protein sequence MPSVYCTQCGHANPEDARFCSRCGSPLSAPAPVAADTTSTISLEALEAETGQTLLPDRASVEQLPPGTALLVVMRGPNAGSRFLLDSDLTTAGRHPESDIFLDDVTVSRRHVEFYRRGGQFTVRDVGSLNGTYVNRERIEECPLQGGDEVQIGKFRLVFLTRGPGGL, from the coding sequence ATGCCCAGCGTCTACTGCACGCAGTGCGGTCATGCCAACCCCGAGGATGCCCGTTTCTGTTCACGATGCGGTTCGCCGCTGAGCGCTCCGGCGCCCGTCGCAGCCGACACGACCTCGACGATCTCTCTCGAGGCGCTTGAGGCGGAGACGGGCCAGACGCTTCTGCCGGACAGGGCCTCGGTCGAGCAGCTGCCGCCGGGCACCGCTCTTCTGGTGGTCATGCGGGGCCCGAACGCGGGGAGCCGATTTCTGCTCGACAGCGACCTCACTACGGCGGGTCGCCACCCGGAAAGCGACATTTTCCTGGACGATGTGACGGTGTCCAGGAGACACGTGGAGTTCTACCGGCGCGGCGGCCAGTTCACCGTGCGTGACGTGGGCAGCCTCAACGGCACCTACGTCAACCGGGAGCGCATCGAGGAGTGCCCCTTGCAGGGCGGCGACGAGGTGCAGATCGGCAAGTTCCGGCTGGTGTTCCTCACACGTGGTCCCGGAGGGCTGTGA